Proteins from a single region of Bacteroidota bacterium:
- a CDS encoding TonB-dependent receptor, giving the protein MFKYINHIKITLITAGICLAATNSFAQTNVGDEDVDVVSGYNPVLADAVKENFSAALPENKSKPESQEYDIPIEFYQIPYQPVKVKPIRMPDAKPEAIENVFVKAGFGTQLTPLAEVYLNSDRNKKYNYGLFAKYISSNSKIENQNYNDLRVGGTTKFYFDDKYALPINAFYSRNTFHYYGYDSDSISFDEKDVRQIYNNYGASLGFHNIGDNPLNMDFGLKAGFDGIMDINKYKEIHPFLSAWGEKELENNSIAGAEVSYEYFSYSGATEHDNSLVGVKPYYKMITDQWSLNAGIETKVDKSSNAYVLPDAVFSYDLAGDKFVFVAGWEGHLQVNSFANIVKENPFVNDTLIFKNTPINEIHAGLRGSTNGNFSFAVKGYQKLAKDMPFYINDSLDMKRFNIVYSDATIWGGNLELSYFDADRFRITGSLNLFSFSEVAELAQPYHRPNMEWTISGLYKFNHKLNMTADIFGVNKSYALLSDGTDAEIKGAVDMNISANYMYSKYFNIFLNVNNMASFKYQRYYNYPSYGIQVLGGLSFTF; this is encoded by the coding sequence ATGTTTAAATATATCAATCATATAAAAATAACCCTGATTACAGCCGGAATTTGTTTGGCAGCAACAAACAGTTTTGCGCAAACAAATGTTGGTGATGAAGATGTAGACGTAGTTAGCGGTTATAATCCGGTATTAGCAGATGCAGTTAAAGAAAATTTTTCTGCAGCATTACCTGAAAATAAAAGCAAACCGGAATCACAGGAATATGATATTCCAATTGAGTTTTATCAGATTCCTTATCAGCCGGTTAAGGTTAAACCAATACGTATGCCCGACGCTAAACCGGAAGCCATTGAAAATGTTTTTGTAAAAGCCGGTTTTGGAACACAACTCACTCCGCTTGCAGAAGTATATCTGAACTCTGACCGCAATAAAAAATATAATTACGGTTTGTTTGCAAAATATATTTCTTCCAACAGCAAAATCGAAAATCAAAATTATAATGACCTTAGGGTAGGAGGAACCACTAAATTTTATTTTGATGATAAATATGCGTTGCCTATCAATGCTTTTTATTCGAGAAATACGTTTCATTATTATGGTTACGACAGCGACAGCATTTCTTTTGATGAAAAAGACGTGCGTCAGATTTATAATAATTACGGTGCCAGTTTAGGATTTCACAATATCGGCGACAATCCGCTGAATATGGATTTTGGATTGAAAGCAGGTTTTGATGGTATTATGGATATTAATAAATACAAAGAAATACATCCGTTTTTATCTGCCTGGGGCGAGAAAGAACTGGAAAACAATAGTATTGCCGGTGCAGAAGTTTCGTATGAATATTTCAGCTATTCAGGCGCAACAGAACATGATAATTCACTTGTTGGGGTAAAACCTTATTATAAAATGATTACCGACCAATGGTCATTAAATGCCGGAATTGAAACTAAAGTGGATAAATCGAGCAATGCTTATGTATTGCCCGATGCGGTTTTCAGTTACGATTTAGCAGGCGATAAATTTGTTTTTGTTGCAGGATGGGAAGGACATTTACAGGTAAACAGTTTTGCCAATATTGTAAAAGAAAATCCATTTGTAAACGATACCCTGATTTTTAAAAATACACCAATCAACGAAATTCATGCAGGTTTGAGAGGTTCAACTAATGGTAACTTCAGTTTTGCAGTGAAAGGATATCAGAAACTGGCTAAAGACATGCCTTTTTATATCAACGATTCACTGGATATGAAACGATTCAACATTGTTTATTCTGACGCTACTATTTGGGGAGGAAATCTCGAATTAAGCTACTTTGATGCCGACCGCTTCAGAATAACCGGTTCCTTAAACCTGTTTTCGTTTTCAGAGGTTGCCGAGTTAGCTCAGCCTTATCATCGCCCAAACATGGAATGGACTATCAGTGGTTTATATAAATTCAACCACAAACTGAACATGACTGCCGATATTTTTGGGGTTAATAAGTCGTACGCGTTGTTATCAGACGGAACTGATGCTGAAATTAAAGGGGCTGTAGATATGAATATTAGTGCAAACTACATGTATTCCAAGTATTTCAACATTTTCCTGAATGTAAATAATATGGCTTCGTTCAAATATCAGCGTTATTACAACTATCCATCCTACGGAATCCAGGTGTTAGGCGGGCTCTCCTTCACGTTTTAA
- a CDS encoding tetratricopeptide repeat protein produces MLRNKIVVTCTLLLLYAGLQAQQSMIYTDVYKDYKKGMELFDNKMYSTAQELFNEVGAIKPEGTDGEIIAYIANSQYYAAICAIELQNPDAEKLMLDFVHNNPGHVLLGSAYNQLGKIYYNKKEYTNAVTWYEKVDVKDLSLEERDLYKFQYGYSLFNKKRFTEAKVMFAQLKDKPNSPYYYGSNYYYGFIQQEEGNYENALACFEIVKEITPYSSVVPYYITNIYFQQKKFDKVVSYAEPLMADTKLVYYAEINSLLGQAHFYKNNYRKALPYLSYYIEKAKNIRDEDYYQLAYTHYKTSDYNAALTVLKETSDDNDTLYQHIQFLYGNCYIKLNKKDEARNAFMEASRIGIDEAIHENALFNYGKLSYESEYYTAAVTALQDYLKQYPKGSNKLEAQELLASSLLNTNDYVAAMEVIDKIPQKTPKLKEAYQKVSYYSGVQLFNQKNYTEADKMFNQSLENPINADLQAACYFWIGEIRFNESKYALAINNHVKFQDLSKVAKDLPEETTVPYSNYTIGYSYFKQKSYSNASNYFTKVTTSLKTSKTDNTQNNVYIDAVLRLGDCYFMTKDYKKAETNYTKIIDNNSKGVDYAMYQKGMLQGLQNNNSGKITTLQQLKSKYPNSLYVDDAMYEIANTYFIMKQNSSAITAFKDLVASKPNSSYTVKAYLKLGLIYYNEKDYANSEKYYKMAYEISPNSPEGNEAKEGLLDIVTVTGDTGAADGVAPTTAIEGEKYNYAKNKYDLGEYSGAAIAFSDYLREYPKGQYKTEAEFYRGEAYFKVTQYAKALPDYESIIKSNKGKFLEYALVRAGWIEYYQNKDYKTAYTYYNRLYEVADYKENTFVAMVGMLRTSYFLNDFDEVIVNANRILANDLVSNDEKIEAYYYSGQAHLGNNNIDKAYDAFSKAAALTTNEIGVESRFHMADILFQKGKLDESKVKCQQIINDMPAYEEWIVRSYILMADISAAKGDFAQAKATLNSIIENYKGDPALVELAKQKLDQIEEMEKSGKRKSNPDDSNDELELNFDNN; encoded by the coding sequence ATGTTAAGAAATAAAATTGTTGTTACATGTACATTGTTACTGTTATATGCCGGATTACAGGCACAACAGTCAATGATTTATACCGATGTGTATAAAGATTACAAAAAGGGGATGGAATTGTTTGATAATAAAATGTATTCCACTGCCCAGGAATTATTTAATGAGGTTGGCGCAATAAAACCCGAAGGAACAGATGGCGAAATAATAGCTTATATCGCTAATAGTCAATATTATGCGGCCATTTGTGCTATCGAATTACAAAATCCGGATGCTGAAAAGTTGATGTTGGACTTTGTGCATAATAATCCAGGCCATGTATTATTGGGTTCAGCTTACAATCAGTTAGGTAAGATTTACTACAATAAAAAGGAATACACCAATGCCGTTACCTGGTACGAAAAAGTGGATGTAAAAGACCTTTCACTGGAAGAACGGGATTTATATAAATTTCAATACGGCTACAGTCTCTTCAATAAAAAACGTTTCACCGAAGCTAAGGTGATGTTCGCGCAATTAAAAGATAAACCAAACAGTCCGTACTACTATGGCTCAAATTATTACTACGGATTTATTCAGCAGGAAGAAGGTAACTACGAAAATGCACTGGCTTGTTTTGAAATAGTAAAAGAAATAACGCCTTATTCATCAGTTGTTCCGTATTACATTACCAATATTTATTTTCAGCAAAAGAAATTTGATAAGGTGGTGAGTTATGCTGAACCGCTTATGGCTGATACCAAATTGGTGTATTACGCCGAAATTAACAGCTTATTGGGACAGGCGCATTTTTATAAAAACAATTATCGTAAAGCTTTACCATACCTGAGTTATTATATTGAGAAAGCAAAAAACATCAGGGATGAAGATTATTACCAGTTAGCTTATACGCATTACAAAACATCTGACTACAACGCTGCATTAACAGTGCTTAAGGAAACATCTGATGATAATGATACTTTGTATCAGCATATTCAGTTTTTGTATGGTAACTGTTATATTAAACTCAATAAAAAAGACGAAGCCAGAAACGCATTTATGGAGGCATCAAGAATTGGTATTGATGAAGCTATTCATGAAAATGCATTATTTAATTATGGCAAGCTGAGTTATGAATCGGAATATTATACAGCTGCAGTAACAGCTTTACAGGATTATTTAAAACAATATCCTAAAGGTTCAAACAAATTAGAAGCACAAGAATTACTCGCCAGTTCATTGCTCAACACCAACGATTATGTTGCAGCAATGGAAGTGATTGATAAAATTCCACAAAAAACACCTAAGCTGAAAGAAGCTTATCAAAAAGTTTCTTATTACAGCGGTGTGCAGTTATTTAATCAGAAAAATTATACAGAGGCTGATAAAATGTTTAATCAGTCGCTCGAAAACCCTATCAACGCTGACTTACAGGCTGCATGTTATTTCTGGATAGGTGAAATTCGTTTTAATGAATCGAAATATGCTTTAGCCATTAATAATCATGTTAAATTCCAGGATTTATCAAAAGTTGCTAAAGATTTACCTGAAGAAACAACAGTTCCGTATTCTAATTATACCATTGGTTACAGCTATTTCAAACAGAAATCATATAGCAATGCAAGTAATTATTTTACGAAAGTAACAACCAGTCTGAAAACCAGTAAAACGGATAATACTCAGAATAATGTTTACATCGACGCGGTGTTGCGATTGGGCGATTGTTATTTTATGACAAAAGATTATAAAAAAGCGGAAACCAATTACACGAAAATAATAGACAACAATAGTAAGGGTGTTGACTATGCGATGTATCAAAAAGGGATGTTGCAGGGTTTACAAAACAATAATAGTGGAAAAATTACCACCTTACAACAACTGAAATCTAAATACCCAAATTCACTGTATGTGGATGATGCGATGTATGAAATTGCCAATACCTATTTCATCATGAAGCAAAACAGCAGTGCCATTACTGCGTTTAAAGACTTGGTAGCATCTAAACCAAACAGTAGTTATACCGTAAAAGCATATTTGAAATTAGGATTAATTTATTACAACGAAAAAGATTACGCCAACTCTGAAAAATATTACAAAATGGCGTATGAAATTTCTCCTAATTCACCGGAAGGAAATGAAGCAAAAGAAGGCTTACTCGATATCGTAACCGTAACAGGTGATACTGGCGCTGCTGATGGAGTTGCACCAACCACCGCAATTGAAGGTGAAAAATATAATTACGCTAAAAATAAATATGACTTAGGCGAATATTCCGGTGCAGCAATTGCATTCAGCGATTATTTACGTGAATATCCAAAAGGTCAGTATAAAACCGAAGCAGAATTTTATCGTGGTGAAGCGTATTTTAAAGTAACCCAATATGCGAAAGCCTTACCGGATTATGAATCCATAATTAAAAGTAATAAAGGTAAATTCCTCGAATATGCTTTAGTTAGAGCAGGATGGATTGAATATTATCAAAATAAAGATTACAAAACTGCATATACTTATTATAACAGATTGTATGAAGTAGCTGATTATAAAGAAAATACTTTTGTGGCAATGGTTGGTATGTTGCGCACTTCTTATTTCCTCAACGATTTTGATGAAGTAATTGTAAATGCAAATCGCATTTTGGCCAACGATTTAGTTAGCAACGATGAAAAAATCGAAGCTTATTATTATTCAGGCCAGGCACATTTAGGCAATAACAATATTGATAAAGCTTACGATGCATTTTCAAAAGCTGCAGCGTTAACTACCAACGAAATAGGCGTGGAGTCGCGCTTCCATATGGCAGATATCTTATTCCAGAAAGGTAAGTTGGATGAATCAAAAGTAAAATGTCAGCAAATTATTAACGACATGCCTGCTTATGAAGAGTGGATTGTAAGAAGTTATATTCTAATGGCAGATATCAGTGCAGCAAAAGGTGACTTCGCTCAGGCAAAAGCAACATTAAACAGTATCATTGAAAATTATAAAGGAGATCCTGCGCTAGTTGAATTAGCAAAACAAAAACTGGATCAGATAGAAGAAATGGAAAAATCAGGAAAACGTAAATCTAACCCTGATGATAGCAATGATGAACTGGAATTAAATTTTGATAACAACTAA
- the rnhA gene encoding ribonuclease HI produces MVKIYTDGAAKGNPGPGGFGTILRFGKHEKELSGGYRKTTNNRMELMAVIAGLEALTKEGLEITIYSDSKYVIDAIDKGWIYGWMKTGFAKKKNQDLWTRLMRSYAKHKVKLVWVKGHAGHPENERCDQLAVQAAKGSKLQTDTYYEQLQD; encoded by the coding sequence ATGGTTAAAATTTATACAGATGGTGCGGCAAAAGGAAATCCCGGTCCGGGTGGGTTTGGAACCATTTTGCGGTTTGGGAAGCATGAAAAGGAACTATCGGGCGGTTACCGCAAAACAACCAACAACCGAATGGAACTGATGGCCGTAATTGCGGGATTGGAGGCACTCACTAAAGAGGGACTCGAAATAACCATCTATTCTGATTCAAAATATGTAATTGATGCCATTGATAAAGGCTGGATTTATGGCTGGATGAAAACGGGTTTTGCCAAAAAGAAAAATCAGGATTTGTGGACCCGACTGATGCGCAGCTATGCAAAACATAAGGTAAAGTTGGTGTGGGTAAAAGGACATGCCGGTCACCCGGAAAATGAACGATGCGATCAATTGGCTGTTCAGGCAGCAAAAGGTTCAAAATTGCAAACAGACACCTATTATGAGCAATTACAGGATTAG
- the fbp gene encoding class 1 fructose-bisphosphatase, with the protein MKVTTLGEFVIERQSDFPFATGELTRLLSDISIAAKIVNREVNKAGLVDILGAQGSENMSGEAQQKLDVYANNQFMSALMAGGEVCGFASEEEDNFISFNGAISKSGKYVVLIDPLDGSSNIDVNVSIGTIFSIYRRLSLSGGATLEDFLQKGTEQAAAGYIIYGSSTMMVYTTGNGVNGFTLDPSIGEFCLSHPDIKIPNKGIIYSINEGNYVHFPEGVKRYIKYTQEEDFKTQRPYTSRYIGSLVADFHRNMLKGGVYLYPETAKNPKGKLRLLYECNPLAFIAEQAGGVASNGKKRILDIEPKELHQKTPLYIGSSAMVEKIEEFLEREIHLS; encoded by the coding sequence ATGAAGGTAACAACACTAGGTGAATTTGTAATTGAACGTCAGAGCGATTTCCCTTTCGCAACAGGAGAACTTACCCGCTTATTATCCGATATCAGTATAGCAGCAAAAATTGTAAACCGCGAGGTGAATAAGGCTGGTTTGGTGGATATTTTAGGTGCCCAAGGCAGCGAAAACATGAGCGGTGAAGCCCAGCAAAAGCTTGATGTTTATGCAAATAACCAGTTTATGAGTGCCCTTATGGCAGGTGGTGAGGTTTGCGGATTTGCAAGTGAAGAGGAGGATAACTTTATCAGTTTTAACGGCGCCATTTCAAAATCAGGTAAGTATGTTGTTTTAATTGATCCGTTAGACGGTTCTAGTAATATCGATGTAAACGTATCCATAGGAACCATTTTTTCCATCTATCGTCGCCTCAGCCTTAGTGGAGGAGCTACTTTGGAGGATTTTTTACAAAAAGGTACCGAACAAGCTGCTGCCGGTTATATCATTTATGGTTCATCTACTATGATGGTGTATACTACAGGTAATGGCGTAAACGGATTTACCCTCGACCCATCAATCGGAGAATTTTGTTTGTCACACCCCGATATCAAAATCCCTAACAAAGGCATTATCTACTCTATAAACGAAGGAAACTATGTGCATTTTCCTGAAGGGGTTAAACGTTACATCAAATACACACAGGAAGAAGATTTCAAAACGCAACGTCCGTATACCAGCAGATATATCGGCTCCTTAGTTGCCGATTTTCATAGAAATATGCTCAAAGGCGGGGTTTATTTGTATCCGGAAACGGCAAAAAACCCTAAAGGAAAATTACGTTTATTGTACGAATGTAATCCACTGGCATTTATCGCTGAACAGGCCGGGGGAGTAGCATCTAACGGTAAAAAACGTATTTTGGATATTGAACCGAAAGAACTGCATCAAAAAACACCTTTGTATATCGGTTCTTCAGCTATGGTTGAAAAAATTGAGGAATTTTTAGAAAGAGAAATTCATTTAAGTTAA
- a CDS encoding GNAT family N-acetyltransferase produces MEIIIRKAEIADMQAIHGLVQKLAEYEKSPQEVTTTPDTYRADFELDRFDAIVAVSAENDTILGVALYYAAYSTWKGHYYWLEDFVVDDAFRGKGIGKLLFDKMLEITKAEGTFLKWQVLDWNEPAINFYDKYGAEYLKEWITCRLR; encoded by the coding sequence ATGGAAATCATCATCAGAAAGGCTGAAATTGCCGATATGCAAGCCATTCACGGCCTGGTTCAAAAACTTGCCGAATACGAAAAATCTCCACAGGAAGTTACCACTACTCCGGACACATACCGTGCTGATTTTGAGCTAGATAGATTTGATGCAATAGTGGCAGTTTCCGCTGAAAACGATACTATTTTGGGTGTGGCCCTGTATTATGCTGCTTATTCTACCTGGAAAGGGCATTATTACTGGCTGGAGGATTTCGTTGTGGATGATGCATTTAGAGGTAAGGGTATCGGCAAATTATTGTTTGATAAGATGCTGGAAATAACCAAAGCTGAAGGCACATTCTTAAAATGGCAGGTGCTCGACTGGAATGAACCGGCTATAAATTTTTACGATAAATACGGAGCTGAATATTTAAAGGAATGGATAACCTGCAGATTGAGATAA
- a CDS encoding aspartate kinase: MKVFKFGGASVKDAEGVKNVATIINRFPGEQLVIVVSAMGKSTNALEVIVQNAFEDKAYQDELNQLYEYHKNIVDALQIHVELNYFIDLIIQQLEGNRKMAFPKYYDQVVSVGELISSSILSAYLNSVGINNEWTDARELILTDDTWRAGIVDTTTTVEQIDTKIIPILANKHIVTQGFIGRTINGYTTTLGREGSDYTGAIFASALDAEGLWIWKDVPGVLNADPKLFNDAVKLPELTYYEAIEMTYYGASVIHPKTIQPLQLKLIPLYVKSFLHPDAPGTVIRTNEKFIAYPPIIMHKKSQTLISIIPSRTTFVGEMQMANIYAIFLKHKLRINVIQIAAQSVSVVVDFNKYLIEPVIQELRDVYSEVALKENNNLELLTVRHYNAHILLRLTEGKTIYLEQQTRNTVQFLYE; the protein is encoded by the coding sequence ATGAAAGTGTTTAAATTCGGTGGAGCATCGGTTAAGGATGCAGAAGGCGTAAAAAATGTAGCTACAATTATAAATCGTTTTCCCGGCGAACAACTGGTTATTGTTGTTTCGGCTATGGGTAAAAGTACAAATGCATTAGAGGTAATTGTTCAAAATGCATTTGAAGATAAGGCGTATCAGGATGAATTAAATCAATTGTATGAGTATCACAAAAACATTGTTGATGCATTACAAATTCATGTTGAATTAAATTATTTTATCGATTTAATTATTCAACAACTGGAAGGCAATCGTAAAATGGCTTTCCCAAAATATTATGATCAGGTGGTAAGTGTTGGAGAATTAATTTCTTCCAGTATTTTAAGTGCCTATTTAAACAGCGTGGGTATTAACAATGAATGGACCGATGCACGTGAATTAATTTTAACGGATGATACCTGGAGAGCAGGAATTGTTGATACCACAACTACTGTTGAACAAATTGATACTAAAATTATTCCTATACTAGCTAATAAACATATCGTTACGCAAGGTTTTATTGGCCGTACGATTAATGGATATACAACTACTTTAGGTCGTGAAGGTTCCGATTATACCGGAGCTATTTTTGCCAGTGCTTTAGATGCAGAAGGTTTATGGATATGGAAAGATGTTCCCGGCGTTTTAAATGCAGATCCGAAATTATTTAATGATGCCGTTAAACTTCCGGAGTTAACGTATTATGAAGCGATAGAAATGACGTATTACGGTGCATCAGTAATCCATCCAAAAACCATACAACCCTTACAGTTAAAGCTTATCCCGTTATATGTGAAATCATTTTTACATCCTGATGCACCGGGTACTGTTATACGCACCAACGAAAAATTTATTGCGTATCCACCCATCATCATGCATAAAAAAAGTCAGACCTTAATTTCTATTATTCCTTCACGCACTACTTTTGTCGGCGAAATGCAAATGGCGAATATTTATGCCATCTTTTTAAAACACAAACTGAGAATTAACGTAATACAAATAGCTGCACAATCGGTTTCGGTTGTTGTAGATTTTAATAAATATTTAATTGAACCTGTTATTCAGGAATTACGTGATGTATATAGTGAAGTTGCGTTAAAAGAAAATAATAACTTGGAATTACTTACGGTAAGACATTATAATGCACATATTTTGTTGCGCTTAACTGAAGGCAAAACAATTTATCTCGAGCAACAAACCAGAAACACAGTGCAGTTTCTTTATGAATAA